Proteins from one Bacteroides mediterraneensis genomic window:
- a CDS encoding TonB-dependent receptor: MLKKMKSVSMLLALAGISSTGAAYAVAVPEVDETRSVQQQSTCTGVVKDATGETVIGASVVVKGTTNGTITGLDGDFSLSGVKKGDIIQISFVGYKTQEIVWNGQNLEITLKDDSQILDEVVVVGYGTQKKVNVTGAVSMVDSEVLASRPVSNVSQALQGQIPGLNMSVSSSGGSLDATMNFNIRGTGTLGSGSSASPLVLIDGVEGDMNTLNPNDIENISVLKDASSSSIYGARAAFGVILITTKNGKAGKTRVNYSGNVRFNDGIGIPKMANSYDFATMFNAANVNDGNAPIFNDAYMQNIKDYMEGKLTQSTVANGNVWAKWNEGAYDNVDWFKEFYKSWVPSQEHNLSVSGGNEKTQYVLSGNFLGQNGLLRHGEDYMNRYTLNGKITTQLASWARLTYTTRWTREDYGRPSYMSGLFFHNVARKWPIQPAYDPNGFPMNESEIEQMENGGLQTKNKDFYTNQLAVVFEPIKDWHINLEGTIRTQSDFEHWDVLPVYYWDVNGNQQPMAWGMGDGTYSPGQSRVNEYGYKESYYATNIYTDYSKTFKSGHYFKVLLGFNAEKYSTRSITGQRDGLISPEVPTLNTAVDADIATGGYAHNAVAGFFGRINYAYKDRYMAEINGRYDGSSRFVGDKRWGFFPSFSLGWNIAREGFFEKFGEKSTISTLKLRASWGQLGNTNTDDWYPFYQSMPVGTNYSWIVNGSLPSYSSNPGLVSSLMTWETIQSWDLGLDFALLNNRLTGSVGYFVRKTLDMVGPAPELSSLLGATVPKVNNCDMKSYGFELELGWRDQIGDFKYGVSFNMSDAQQKITRYPNPSNSLNTYYEGQMLNEIWGYTTIGIAQSDEEMAAHLAKVDQSSLGSGWGAGDIMYADLNGDGRVNTGSYTTDDPGDLRVIGNSTPRYNYGFTVDGSWKGFDLRLFFQGIGKRDLWLPGTYFWGTNGGMWQSNVFEEHLDYWTPENPNAYYARPSWTGRNHQTQTRYLQNGAYLRLKNITLGYTLPKAWTQKASIENVRIYISGDNLLTFSHVSSIFDPENIGSLYSDAGKTYPLQRVVSVGVNINF, from the coding sequence ATGTTGAAAAAAATGAAATCAGTCAGTATGTTGCTGGCTCTGGCAGGAATATCTTCTACGGGAGCAGCGTATGCAGTGGCTGTACCTGAAGTTGATGAGACTCGGAGCGTACAGCAGCAGTCAACTTGTACTGGCGTCGTAAAAGATGCTACAGGGGAAACCGTAATCGGAGCTTCTGTGGTAGTAAAAGGTACTACCAACGGTACGATTACAGGATTAGATGGAGATTTTTCTTTATCTGGAGTAAAAAAAGGGGATATCATCCAGATTTCTTTTGTGGGATATAAGACTCAGGAAATTGTATGGAATGGCCAAAATCTTGAAATTACCTTGAAAGATGATTCACAAATTCTGGATGAAGTGGTAGTCGTTGGTTATGGTACACAAAAGAAAGTTAATGTAACAGGTGCCGTATCCATGGTTGATTCAGAAGTGTTGGCTTCACGTCCTGTTTCTAATGTGTCACAGGCTTTGCAAGGACAAATTCCTGGCTTGAATATGTCTGTAAGCAGTAGCGGTGGTTCATTGGATGCGACCATGAACTTCAATATTCGTGGTACAGGTACTTTGGGTTCCGGTTCAAGTGCATCACCTTTGGTTCTTATTGATGGTGTGGAAGGAGATATGAATACATTGAACCCCAATGATATTGAAAATATTTCTGTATTGAAGGATGCTTCTTCTTCTTCAATTTATGGTGCACGTGCTGCATTCGGTGTTATCTTGATTACAACCAAGAACGGTAAAGCTGGAAAAACTCGCGTAAATTATTCTGGAAACGTTCGTTTTAATGATGGTATCGGTATTCCGAAAATGGCCAATTCTTATGACTTTGCCACAATGTTTAACGCAGCTAATGTAAATGATGGTAATGCTCCTATCTTTAATGATGCGTATATGCAGAATATTAAAGATTATATGGAGGGTAAATTAACTCAGTCAACAGTTGCTAATGGAAACGTCTGGGCTAAGTGGAATGAAGGCGCTTATGATAATGTGGACTGGTTTAAGGAATTTTATAAGAGCTGGGTTCCTTCCCAGGAGCATAACCTCAGTGTAAGTGGAGGTAATGAAAAGACCCAGTATGTATTGAGTGGAAACTTCTTGGGACAAAACGGTTTGTTGCGTCATGGTGAGGATTACATGAACCGTTATACACTGAATGGAAAAATCACTACACAGCTTGCCAGCTGGGCCAGATTGACTTATACCACCCGTTGGACCCGGGAAGATTATGGACGTCCGTCTTATATGAGTGGTTTGTTCTTCCACAATGTAGCCCGTAAATGGCCTATCCAGCCTGCATACGACCCGAATGGCTTTCCCATGAATGAAAGTGAAATCGAACAGATGGAAAATGGCGGTTTGCAGACCAAAAACAAGGATTTTTATACTAACCAGCTAGCCGTTGTATTTGAACCTATCAAAGACTGGCACATTAATTTGGAAGGAACCATTCGTACCCAATCTGATTTTGAGCATTGGGATGTACTTCCTGTTTATTACTGGGACGTAAACGGTAACCAACAGCCTATGGCTTGGGGAATGGGAGACGGAACTTACTCTCCAGGACAAAGCCGGGTAAATGAATATGGTTACAAAGAAAGTTACTATGCGACCAACATTTATACGGATTATTCCAAAACATTTAAGAGTGGCCATTACTTTAAAGTTTTGCTTGGTTTCAATGCTGAAAAATATTCAACCCGTAGTATTACAGGCCAGCGTGACGGATTGATTTCACCAGAAGTTCCCACGCTGAATACTGCCGTTGATGCAGATATTGCAACTGGTGGATATGCGCATAATGCGGTGGCCGGTTTCTTTGGCCGTATCAACTATGCATACAAAGATCGTTATATGGCAGAAATTAACGGCCGTTATGACGGTTCTTCCCGTTTTGTCGGAGATAAGAGATGGGGCTTCTTCCCTTCATTCTCTCTGGGATGGAATATTGCACGTGAAGGTTTCTTCGAGAAGTTCGGTGAAAAGAGTACCATTTCTACGTTGAAGCTGAGAGCTTCGTGGGGACAACTTGGTAATACGAATACCGACGACTGGTATCCGTTCTATCAGTCTATGCCGGTAGGAACAAATTATTCCTGGATTGTAAACGGATCTTTGCCCAGCTATTCTTCCAATCCGGGACTGGTAAGTTCTTTGATGACATGGGAAACCATCCAGTCTTGGGACTTGGGTCTTGATTTTGCATTGCTGAACAACCGTTTGACGGGTAGCGTCGGGTACTTCGTTCGCAAGACTTTGGACATGGTAGGTCCGGCTCCTGAATTGTCTTCATTGCTGGGCGCCACTGTTCCCAAGGTAAATAACTGTGATATGAAATCTTACGGTTTTGAACTTGAGCTGGGATGGCGTGATCAGATTGGTGATTTTAAATATGGTGTATCGTTCAACATGTCTGATGCCCAACAGAAAATTACCCGTTATCCGAACCCGTCAAATTCTTTGAACACCTATTATGAAGGCCAGATGCTGAATGAAATCTGGGGATACACAACCATTGGTATTGCCCAGAGTGATGAAGAAATGGCCGCTCACCTGGCAAAAGTTGACCAGAGTTCATTAGGTAGCGGATGGGGTGCCGGTGATATCATGTATGCCGACTTGAATGGTGATGGACGCGTAAATACAGGTTCCTATACAACGGATGACCCAGGCGACCTGCGTGTAATCGGTAATTCTACTCCACGTTACAATTATGGCTTTACAGTTGATGGCTCTTGGAAGGGATTTGATTTACGATTGTTCTTCCAGGGTATTGGAAAACGTGATTTGTGGTTGCCAGGTACGTATTTCTGGGGTACAAATGGAGGTATGTGGCAGTCTAATGTGTTTGAAGAACATCTGGATTATTGGACTCCTGAAAACCCGAATGCATATTACGCACGTCCGTCTTGGACTGGCCGTAACCACCAGACTCAGACACGCTATTTGCAGAATGGTGCTTATCTCCGTCTGAAAAATATCACATTGGGTTACACATTGCCAAAGGCTTGGACTCAGAAAGCTTCCATAGAAAATGTACGTATTTATATCTCAGGTGATAATCTGTTGACATTTAGTCATGTAAGCAGCATTTTTGACCCGGAAAATATTGGTTCTCTGTATAGTGACGCCGGTAAGACTTATCCGTTGCAGCGCGTTGTATCAGTAGGTGTTAATATTAACTTCTAA